The Rhodococcus sp. B50 DNA window CCGGCCCATCGATGCCTTCGTCGTCCGTAAGGCCGCCAAGGCCCACGGCATGCAGCGGCAGATCGAGGGACCGGACGTGACCGGCAAGCGGGTGCTCGTCGTGGAGGACACAACCACCACCGGCAATTCGCCGCTCACCGCCGTCAAGGCGCTGCGTGAGGCCGGTGCGATCGTCGTGGGTGTCGCGACCGTCGTCGACCGCGCGACCGGCGCCGACGAGGTCATTGCGGCGGAGGGCGTCGAGTACCGCTCCCTGCTCGGCCTGGCCGACCTGGGTCTGGACGACGACGAGTAGTCGCGTGGGGGCGCGGGTCCGGCAGACCGTCACGCATCTCGCGGACGGCCGGGAACTGATCTACTTCGACGACACCGAACCGTTCGTCTCCGGTGCCGCGACCCGCCACCTCCACGACCGCCGCGACCTGCCGCCCGTCGCGGCGACCTCCGAGATGCGCCGCGACCCGCTGACGGGGGAGTGGGTGACCTTCGCGGCGCACCGAATGGACCGCACCTTCCTGCCGTCGGCCGTCGACTGCCCGTTGTGCCCGAGCAGGGCGGGCGCGTGCACCGAGATCCCGGCCGACGACTACGACGTCGTCGTGTTCGAGAACCGGTTCCCGTCGCTCGGGGCACCGTCGACCGGTGAGGATCTCGTCGACGGCGACGGGCTGTGGCCGCGCCGACCGGCGACCGGCCGCTGCGAGGTCGTCGCGTTCACCCCCGACCACGACGCCTGGTTCGCGGACCTCTCCCTGCCCCGGGCGCGCACCGTCATCGATGCGCTCGCCGCCCGCACCGCCGCGCTGTCGCGCCTGCCGGACGTGCGGCAGGTCTTCTGCTTCGAGAACCGCGGTGTGGAAATCGGTGTGACGCTGCAGCATCCGCACGGTCAGATCTACGCCTATCCGTTCGTCCCGCCGCGATCGCAGACTCTGCTGGATCGTGCCCGCGAGCATCGCCTGCGGACCGGCAGGTCGTTGCAGGGCGACATCCTCGACGCCGAACGTGGGGCGGGCACCCGACTCGTGTGGTCCGGCGACACGTGGTCGGCCTACGTCCCTGCCGCGGCCCGCTGGCCCGTCGAGGTGCATCTCGTCCCGCACCGCGACGTCCCGGACCTCGCAGCCCTCGACGAGTGCGAACGCGACGAACTCGCCGTGGTCCATCGCGATCTCCTCGGCCGCGTCGACCGGTTCTTCCCCGGCGTCGACCGCGCCCCCTATATCGCCGCCTGGCATCAGGCACCGGTCGGTGCGGGGCGCGAGGAAGTGCGGTTGTTCTGCCAGATCTTCTCGTTGCGACGGGCCCCGGACAAGCTGAAATATCTCGCGGGATCGGAATCGGCGATGGGCGCGTGGATCAGCGATACCACCCCCGAACGAATCGCGGCACGCCTTCGGGAGGTCGCGACATGAACATCCGGGCGCTGTTCGAAGCGGAATTCGGCGTCGAACCCGAGGGCTCCTGGTGTGCTCCGGGGCGCGTCAATCTCATCGGTGAGCACGTCGACTACGCCGGTGGCCTGTGCCTGCCGATGGCTCTCCCTCAGGTCACCGCCGTGGCGGTGCGCCGCCGCTCCGATCATCTGCTGCGCGTGCGCAGC harbors:
- the pyrE gene encoding orotate phosphoribosyltransferase gives rise to the protein MSDRDELAALVRELAVVHGRVTLSSGKEADYYVDLRRATLHHKAGPLIGTLLRELVSDWDFDAVGGLTMGADPVALAVMHAAGRPIDAFVVRKAAKAHGMQRQIEGPDVTGKRVLVVEDTTTTGNSPLTAVKALREAGAIVVGVATVVDRATGADEVIAAEGVEYRSLLGLADLGLDDDE
- the galT gene encoding galactose-1-phosphate uridylyltransferase, whose amino-acid sequence is MGARVRQTVTHLADGRELIYFDDTEPFVSGAATRHLHDRRDLPPVAATSEMRRDPLTGEWVTFAAHRMDRTFLPSAVDCPLCPSRAGACTEIPADDYDVVVFENRFPSLGAPSTGEDLVDGDGLWPRRPATGRCEVVAFTPDHDAWFADLSLPRARTVIDALAARTAALSRLPDVRQVFCFENRGVEIGVTLQHPHGQIYAYPFVPPRSQTLLDRAREHRLRTGRSLQGDILDAERGAGTRLVWSGDTWSAYVPAAARWPVEVHLVPHRDVPDLAALDECERDELAVVHRDLLGRVDRFFPGVDRAPYIAAWHQAPVGAGREEVRLFCQIFSLRRAPDKLKYLAGSESAMGAWISDTTPERIAARLREVAT